The sequence CACGGTAATACCAGCCAGTAAGGCCAGTTTCAAAGATGTGAGTAGCCATATTTTCATTGCCCCATCTTTTTGAGAGCTTAAAGCATGGTTTTCTAGGCTGCGAGACTTGAAGCACAAGCGAGCCAATCTTATGGATATCACCCACATAAACGCAGCTCTCATCAAGCCCATCAACACATAAATTCTCCCCCATAGCTCCATAAGCCATATTTTTTAATCCTAAAAAACTCTCCCAATCGGCGTAATTTGCAAATGAATTTGCAAAAACTGCCTTTTCAGGGCCGCCATGGTGCTTTGTATCAGCGACACTATCACCCACAAAGCCAAGTTCATTTGCGAAAATTTCGCCATTTTGAGCTACTTTAAATATAGCTGAACTCCATGGTGTATTTAGCTTATTAGTAGCACTTTGCGAGCCATAGTTTTTCACCTCGCCAATTAATAATGCTTTTAATGTTGCCATCTTTTCCCTATCAAAATTTAGCTTATTCTTAAATTATTTGCGTGAGTTAGTGCGATCGCGATCGCATCGGTGATATCAAGCGGTTTTATCTCTTTATTTATTCCTAAAATTTTCTTCACCATAAATGCCACTTGCTCTTTATCAGCTTTAGCCTTGCCAGTGACCGTCTTTTTCACCTGAAGCGGTGTATACTCGGCAAAATCACCATGAAGCTGTAAAATTTTAAGGCTAAGTGCCCCTCGAAACTGAGCAAGCTTTAAAACCGTTTTTGGATTGTAGGCAAAAAATATATCTTCGATCGCGACCTCGTCAAATTTATGGTTTTCAAAGATGAGATCAAGCCCCTCGCAAAGTTCGGTAATCTGATACTGAAGTGTATTTGGTTTTATTTTTATGAGTCCTGCTTCAAGAAGAGTAGTTTTAAATTTATTTTTTTCAAGTATCGCGTAACCGCAATTCTTCGTACCTGGATCGATTCCT comes from Campylobacter concisus and encodes:
- a CDS encoding MOSC domain-containing protein — encoded protein: MATLKALLIGEVKNYGSQSATNKLNTPWSSAIFKVAQNGEIFANELGFVGDSVADTKHHGGPEKAVFANSFANYADWESFLGLKNMAYGAMGENLCVDGLDESCVYVGDIHKIGSLVLQVSQPRKPCFKLSKRWGNENMATHIFETGLTGWYYRVITPGSCKVGDVIEVIEKDPVHMSILEVNRLFCAPSKNLNLLEKFNSLTTLPKSWYSDMERRIQGIYSTEYMRNL
- the ruvC gene encoding crossover junction endodeoxyribonuclease RuvC, which codes for MVMKILGIDPGTKNCGYAILEKNKFKTTLLEAGLIKIKPNTLQYQITELCEGLDLIFENHKFDEVAIEDIFFAYNPKTVLKLAQFRGALSLKILQLHGDFAEYTPLQVKKTVTGKAKADKEQVAFMVKKILGINKEIKPLDITDAIAIALTHANNLRIS